From Sodalis glossinidius str. 'morsitans', the proteins below share one genomic window:
- the cysD gene encoding sulfate adenylyltransferase subunit CysD, translated as MDQQRFTHLLQLEAESIHIIREVAAEFSNPVMMYSIGKDSSVMLHLARKAFHPGKLPFPLLHVDTGWKFREMYAFRDHTAKAYGFELLVHKNPEGVAMGINPFVHGSAKHTDIMKNEGLKQALNQYGFDAAFGGARRDEEKSRAKERIYSFRDRFHRWDPKNQRPELWHNYNGQINKGESIRVFPLSNWTELDIWQYIFLENIEIVPLYLAKKRPVLERDGMLIMVDDDRIDLQPGEVIEQRMVRFRTLGCWPLTGAVASDAQTLPEIIEEMLVSTTSERQGRVIDRDQSGSMEMKKRQGYF; from the coding sequence ATGGATCAACAACGTTTTACCCATCTTCTGCAGCTGGAGGCTGAGAGTATCCATATTATCCGTGAGGTGGCTGCCGAATTCAGCAATCCGGTGATGATGTACTCCATCGGCAAAGACTCGTCCGTGATGCTGCATCTGGCGCGTAAGGCCTTTCATCCCGGCAAGCTGCCGTTTCCGCTGCTGCATGTGGATACCGGCTGGAAATTCCGCGAAATGTATGCGTTCCGCGATCACACCGCCAAGGCCTACGGTTTCGAGCTACTGGTGCATAAAAACCCGGAAGGGGTGGCGATGGGCATCAATCCCTTTGTCCACGGCAGCGCCAAGCACACCGATATCATGAAGAACGAGGGCCTGAAACAGGCACTGAATCAATACGGCTTCGATGCCGCCTTTGGCGGCGCCCGGCGCGATGAGGAGAAATCCCGCGCCAAGGAGCGTATTTACTCTTTTCGCGACCGCTTTCACCGCTGGGATCCGAAAAACCAGCGTCCGGAGCTGTGGCACAACTACAACGGCCAGATCAACAAAGGGGAAAGCATTCGCGTTTTCCCGCTCTCCAACTGGACCGAGCTCGATATCTGGCAATACATCTTTTTGGAAAACATCGAAATCGTACCGCTGTATCTGGCCAAGAAGCGCCCCGTGCTCGAACGCGACGGGATGCTGATTATGGTGGACGACGACCGTATCGACCTGCAGCCGGGTGAAGTTATCGAACAACGTATGGTGCGCTTTCGCACGCTCGGTTGTTGGCCCCTGACCGGCGCGGTGGCCTCCGACGCGCAGACCCTGCCCGAGATTATCGAGGAGATGCTGGTATCCACCACCAGTGAGCGTCAGGGCCGTGTTATCGATCGCGATCAGTCCGGGTCGATGGAAATGAAAAAGCGTCAGGGTTATTTTTAA
- the cysC gene encoding adenylyl-sulfate kinase codes for MTADAGRPVDDNVVWHTHPVTRQDREGLHKHQGTVLWFTGLSGSGKSTLAGALEQVLHQRGVSTYLLDGDNFRHGLCRDLGFSDDDRRENIRRVGEVARLMVDAGLIVLTAFISPHRAERQLVRDMLPAGRFIEVFVDTPLAVCEARDPKGLYQKARSGELRNFTGIDTVYEAPQRPDLHLDGEQLVTNLTGRLLDLLDERVIINF; via the coding sequence ATGACCGCCGACGCAGGGCGTCCTGTCGACGACAATGTGGTTTGGCATACGCATCCGGTTACCCGTCAGGACCGCGAGGGGTTGCATAAGCACCAGGGGACGGTATTGTGGTTTACCGGTCTGTCCGGCTCGGGCAAATCGACCCTTGCCGGCGCGCTGGAGCAGGTACTGCATCAGCGGGGCGTCAGCACCTATTTACTGGACGGCGACAACTTCCGCCACGGTTTGTGCCGCGATCTGGGCTTTAGCGATGACGATCGCCGCGAGAATATTCGCCGCGTAGGCGAGGTGGCGCGGCTGATGGTTGACGCCGGTCTCATCGTGTTAACCGCCTTCATTTCGCCCCATCGCGCCGAGCGTCAGCTGGTGCGGGATATGCTGCCCGCCGGCCGCTTTATCGAAGTGTTTGTCGATACGCCGCTGGCCGTCTGCGAGGCGCGCGATCCCAAAGGGCTCTACCAAAAAGCCCGTTCCGGCGAGCTGCGTAATTTTACCGGTATTGACACGGTTTACGAGGCACCGCAGCGGCCGGATCTGCATCTGGATGGCGAACAATTGGTAACAAATTTGACCGGTCGTTTATTAGATCTGCTGGATGAGCGCGTTATTATCAACTTCTGA
- the ispD gene encoding 2-C-methyl-D-erythritol 4-phosphate cytidylyltransferase, whose translation MIALAGQTPDVIAILPAAGIGSRMQTALPKQYLTIGNKTLLEHAIDALLCHPCISEAVVAISAEDRWFYQLPVAADPRVRVVTGGSVRADSVMAALRCASAASWVLVHDAARPCLHQDDLRRLLVITAHTEVGGLLATPVRDTMKRAHTGSDIIAATVEREDLWHALTPQLFARDLLITCLERALAEGATVTDEASALEYCGYAPLLVPGRVDNIKVTRPEDLALARFFFSQLANTESV comes from the coding sequence ATGATCGCATTAGCAGGGCAGACCCCTGACGTTATCGCCATACTACCGGCGGCCGGTATCGGCAGCCGCATGCAGACCGCCCTTCCCAAACAATATCTCACCATCGGCAACAAAACGTTGCTCGAACACGCCATTGACGCGCTGCTGTGTCATCCTTGCATCAGCGAGGCTGTGGTGGCGATAAGCGCGGAAGACCGCTGGTTCTACCAGTTGCCGGTCGCGGCCGATCCACGGGTGCGTGTTGTCACCGGCGGGTCGGTGCGCGCCGACTCGGTCATGGCTGCGCTGCGCTGCGCCAGCGCGGCATCATGGGTGCTGGTGCACGACGCCGCTCGCCCTTGCCTGCATCAAGACGATCTCCGCCGCCTGCTGGTGATAACCGCGCATACCGAGGTGGGGGGGCTCCTGGCGACGCCGGTGCGCGACACCATGAAACGCGCCCACACTGGCTCGGACATTATTGCCGCCACCGTCGAGCGCGAGGATTTATGGCACGCATTGACGCCGCAGCTGTTTGCGCGCGACCTGCTGATAACCTGCCTTGAGCGGGCGCTGGCGGAAGGTGCGACCGTCACCGATGAGGCCTCGGCTTTAGAGTATTGCGGTTATGCGCCGCTGTTGGTACCGGGGCGCGTGGACAACATCAAAGTGACCCGCCCGGAAGATTTGGCGCTGGCCCGCTTCTTTTTTTCTCAATTGGCTAATACGGAGAGCGTGTAA
- a CDS encoding protein-L-isoaspartate(D-aspartate) O-methyltransferase: protein MVDVRTQTLLAQLRQQGIRDERLLQAMEAVPREHFIDEAFEHKAYDNTALPIGLGQTISQPYIVARMTELLALWPESRVLEIGTGSGYQTAILAHLVKHVCSVERIKKLQWQAKRRLKLLDLHNISTRHGDGWQGWLSRGPFDAIIVTAAPPEIPQALMAQLDEGGVMVLPVGDEQQHLTRVRRKGGEFVVDTVEAVRFVPLVKGELA, encoded by the coding sequence ATGGTAGACGTACGTACGCAGACGCTGCTGGCGCAGCTGCGTCAGCAGGGTATCCGCGATGAACGCCTGCTGCAGGCCATGGAGGCGGTGCCGCGCGAACATTTTATCGACGAGGCTTTCGAGCACAAAGCCTATGATAATACCGCACTGCCCATCGGCCTTGGGCAGACCATTTCCCAACCTTACATCGTGGCGCGAATGACCGAACTGCTGGCGTTGTGGCCGGAATCGCGGGTGTTGGAGATTGGCACCGGCTCCGGCTATCAGACCGCCATTCTGGCGCATCTGGTGAAGCACGTCTGCTCGGTAGAGCGCATCAAAAAGCTGCAATGGCAGGCCAAGCGCCGGCTAAAACTTCTCGATCTGCATAATATTTCCACCCGCCACGGCGACGGTTGGCAGGGCTGGCTGTCGCGCGGGCCGTTCGACGCCATTATTGTCACGGCGGCGCCGCCGGAAATCCCTCAGGCGCTGATGGCGCAGCTGGATGAAGGCGGCGTGATGGTGTTGCCGGTCGGCGATGAACAGCAGCATTTGACGCGGGTACGGCGTAAGGGCGGCGAGTTTGTCGTCGATACCGTTGAAGCGGTCCGATTCGTTCCGCTGGTGAAAGGCGAACTGGCCTGA
- the cysN gene encoding sulfate adenylyltransferase subunit CysN: MNNAIAQQIAEQGGVEAYLHAQQHKSLLRFLTCGSVDDGKSTLIGRLLHDTRQIYEDQLSTLHTDSKRLGTQGDKLDLALLVDGLQAEREQGITIDVAYRYFSTEKRKFIIADTPGHEQYTRNMATGASTCDVAILLIDVRKGVLDQTRLHSFISTLLGIRHLVVAVNKMDLVAFDEQIFQGIRQDYLRFAEQLPVDLDITFVPLSALEGDNVAALGKAMPWYNGPTLLDVLETVEVINLNEQQPARFPVQYVNRPNLDFRGYAGTVAAGVLRVGQAVKVLPSGVTSTISRIVTFDGDLTEAWAGEAVTLVLKDEVDISRGDLLVDAGETLTEVQNAQVDVVWMTEQPLVAGQSFDIKIAGKKTRARVDNIQYQVDINTLTQRVADSLPLNGIGLVELAFDEPMILDKYADNPTTGGMIFIDRLSNVTVGAGMVRQPLQDVYREPGAYGEFELALNALVRRHFPHWGARDLLGGK, translated from the coding sequence ATGAACAATGCCATAGCCCAACAGATCGCCGAGCAGGGCGGGGTAGAAGCGTACCTGCACGCCCAGCAGCATAAAAGCCTGCTGCGTTTTTTGACCTGCGGCAGCGTCGATGACGGCAAAAGTACGCTGATTGGCCGCCTGCTGCACGACACCCGGCAAATCTACGAGGATCAACTGTCGACGCTGCATACCGACAGCAAGCGCCTGGGTACCCAGGGCGACAAACTCGATTTGGCGCTGCTGGTGGATGGCTTGCAGGCCGAGCGCGAGCAGGGCATCACGATTGATGTTGCCTATCGCTATTTCTCCACCGAAAAGCGTAAATTTATTATTGCCGATACGCCGGGGCATGAACAGTACACCCGCAATATGGCGACCGGCGCCTCGACCTGCGATGTGGCCATACTGCTTATCGACGTGCGCAAAGGCGTGCTGGATCAGACCCGGCTCCACAGCTTTATCAGTACGTTGTTGGGCATCCGTCATCTGGTGGTGGCGGTGAACAAAATGGATCTGGTGGCGTTCGACGAGCAGATCTTTCAAGGTATTCGCCAGGATTATCTGCGTTTCGCCGAGCAATTGCCGGTCGATCTGGACATTACCTTCGTCCCGTTGTCGGCGCTGGAGGGCGATAATGTTGCCGCGCTGGGGAAGGCCATGCCCTGGTATAACGGCCCGACGCTGCTGGATGTGTTGGAAACGGTGGAGGTTATCAATCTTAACGAGCAGCAGCCGGCGCGCTTTCCGGTGCAATACGTTAACCGTCCCAATCTGGATTTTCGCGGTTACGCCGGCACCGTGGCGGCGGGCGTACTGCGCGTCGGTCAGGCGGTGAAAGTGCTGCCGTCGGGCGTCACTTCCACCATCAGCCGCATCGTGACCTTTGATGGCGATTTGACGGAGGCCTGGGCTGGTGAAGCGGTGACCCTGGTTTTAAAAGATGAGGTAGACATCAGCCGTGGCGATTTGCTGGTGGACGCCGGCGAGACGCTGACGGAGGTGCAAAACGCCCAGGTCGATGTGGTGTGGATGACCGAACAGCCATTGGTGGCGGGCCAGAGCTTTGATATCAAAATTGCCGGCAAGAAAACCCGCGCGCGGGTGGACAACATTCAGTATCAGGTTGATATCAACACCCTGACTCAGCGTGTGGCCGACAGTCTGCCGCTTAACGGTATTGGTCTGGTGGAGCTGGCGTTCGACGAGCCGATGATTCTGGATAAGTATGCCGATAATCCGACTACCGGCGGCATGATTTTCATCGACAGGTTAAGCAATGTCACCGTTGGCGCCGGCATGGTGCGCCAGCCGCTACAGGACGTTTATCGCGAGCCGGGCGCCTACGGCGAATTTGAGCTGGCGCTCAACGCGCTGGTGCGCCGCCATTTTCCGCACTGGGGCGCACGCGACCTGCTGGGAGGCAAATAA
- the surE gene encoding 5'/3'-nucleotidase SurE produces the protein MHILLSNDDGIHAPGIQQLAEALRTLAFVQIVAPDRDRSGVSNSLTLDAPLRMQTHPNGDIAILSGTPTDCVYLGVNALMRPGPDIVVSGINAGPNLGDDVIYSGTVAAAMEGRHLGYPALAVSLNGTRHFATAAAVTCRLLRALTSTPLRTGKILNVNVPDLPLSSLKGYKVTRCGSRHPASEVIRQTDPRGREMLWIGPPAGSFDAGADTDFDAVNRGYVSLTPLQVDLTASAALPVLSDWLGDTEGLGSW, from the coding sequence ATGCACATACTTTTAAGCAACGATGATGGCATTCATGCGCCCGGCATACAGCAGCTGGCGGAAGCGTTACGCACGCTTGCTTTCGTACAGATCGTGGCGCCAGACCGCGACCGCAGCGGAGTGTCCAATTCTCTGACGCTGGACGCGCCGCTGCGCATGCAAACCCATCCCAACGGCGATATCGCCATCCTCTCCGGTACCCCCACCGACTGCGTCTATCTCGGCGTCAATGCACTGATGCGCCCCGGACCGGATATTGTGGTGTCCGGCATCAACGCCGGGCCGAATTTGGGCGACGACGTTATTTACTCCGGCACCGTCGCCGCCGCGATGGAAGGGCGCCATCTGGGCTACCCGGCGCTGGCGGTGTCGCTGAACGGCACCCGCCATTTCGCCACCGCCGCCGCCGTCACCTGCCGCCTGCTGCGCGCGCTAACGAGCACTCCGTTGCGCACGGGCAAAATTCTTAACGTCAATGTCCCCGACCTGCCGCTGTCGTCCCTCAAGGGGTACAAAGTCACCCGCTGCGGCAGCCGGCATCCTGCCAGCGAGGTTATCCGGCAAACCGATCCGCGCGGCCGGGAAATGCTGTGGATCGGGCCGCCGGCCGGCTCCTTCGATGCGGGGGCTGACACCGATTTCGACGCCGTAAACCGCGGTTATGTCTCCCTGACGCCGCTGCAGGTGGATCTGACCGCCAGCGCCGCACTGCCCGTACTGAGCGACTGGCTTGGCGATACGGAGGGGCTTGGCTCATGGTAG
- the nlpD gene encoding murein hydrolase activator NlpD: protein MGSPKSAWRRVAVCAMASIWLAGCANNESSAPISSVGGGSATTVERAPQLGQPRAVVSGGEQGQVNVSPQGNIVYNRSYDNIQKGSYSGATYQVKRGDTLFYIAWITGNDYRDLAQRNNIPEPYSLNVGQTLQVGNGTVPITGNAPAGTVLASNANQTNTGVVVALVPTSNTRLTESSVDSNKNNGYPESSSKQSVGKMLPSSNGKMLPTTGTVVTTTAPVAAPSTAPAATASGSTAITGWRWPTDGKIIDNFSAAEGGNKGVDISGSRGQPILATVSGRVVYAGNALRGYGNLIIIKHNDDYLSAYAHNDTMLVREQQEVRAGQKIATMGSTGTSTTRLHFEIRYKGKSVNPLRYLPQR, encoded by the coding sequence ATGGGAAGCCCGAAGAGCGCGTGGCGCCGCGTTGCGGTTTGTGCCATGGCGAGTATCTGGCTGGCGGGGTGCGCCAATAATGAATCCAGCGCACCGATAAGCAGCGTGGGCGGCGGCAGTGCCACCACCGTTGAGCGCGCCCCCCAGCTCGGTCAGCCGCGCGCTGTGGTGAGCGGTGGCGAGCAGGGCCAGGTGAATGTCTCTCCGCAAGGAAATATTGTTTACAACAGGAGTTATGACAATATTCAGAAAGGTTCCTATTCCGGCGCGACATATCAGGTGAAACGCGGCGATACGCTGTTCTATATAGCCTGGATTACGGGGAACGACTACCGGGATCTGGCGCAAAGGAACAACATTCCGGAACCTTACAGCCTGAACGTAGGTCAGACTTTGCAGGTAGGTAACGGAACGGTACCGATTACCGGCAATGCGCCGGCTGGAACCGTTCTGGCGTCCAACGCCAACCAGACCAATACCGGTGTTGTGGTCGCCCTGGTTCCTACCTCGAATACACGATTGACAGAATCAAGTGTTGATTCTAATAAAAACAATGGTTATCCTGAAAGTTCAAGTAAACAGAGTGTAGGGAAAATGTTGCCGTCGTCGAATGGCAAAATGTTACCTACCACCGGCACCGTTGTTACCACAACTGCGCCGGTCGCAGCACCCAGCACGGCACCAGCCGCCACGGCGTCTGGCAGCACGGCAATCACCGGTTGGCGTTGGCCGACGGATGGGAAGATTATTGACAACTTTTCCGCCGCTGAAGGCGGTAATAAAGGGGTTGATATCTCCGGTTCTCGAGGACAGCCAATTTTGGCGACCGTCAGCGGCAGAGTGGTTTATGCCGGCAATGCCTTGCGGGGTTACGGTAATCTTATCATCATCAAACACAATGATGATTACTTGAGCGCCTACGCCCACAACGATACGATGCTAGTCCGAGAACAACAAGAAGTCAGGGCGGGGCAGAAAATCGCTACCATGGGTAGCACCGGAACCAGCACAACCAGATTGCATTTTGAAATTCGTTACAAGGGGAAATCCGTAAACCCGCTGCGTTATCTTCCGCAGCGATAA
- the mutS gene encoding DNA mismatch repair protein MutS: MIDTKNLDSHTPMMQQYLKLKAQHPDILLFYRMGDFYELFYDDAKRASQLMDISLTKRGASAGQPIPMAGVPYHAVENYLAKLVALGESVAICEQIGDPATTKGPVERRVVRIVTPGTLSDEALLNERQDNLLAALWQAPQGFGYATLDITSGRFLVSEPADREAMAAELQRTNPAELLYPETLQDMKLIEHRRGQRRRPLWEFELDTARQQLTLQFGTRDLNGFGIERAQLALRAAGCLLQYAKDTQRTSLPHIRAVTLELQQDGIVMDAATRRNLELTQNLSGGGENTLADVLDRTVTPMGSRMLKRWLHMPTRDITTLTYRQQSIRALQDHVAELQPLLRQVGDLERVLARLALRSARPRDLARMRYAFTQLPAIQALLCGQSEPYLPQLLDRVGEFETLRDLLARAIIEAPPVLVRDGGVIAPGYHAELDEWRGLAAGATDYLDRLELREREKTGLETLKVGFNAVHGYFIQLSRGQSHLVPIHYVRRQTLKNAERYIIPELKEYEDKVLTSKSKALALEKALYDELFDLLLPHLAALQQSATALAELDVLSNLAERAETLRYVCPTIDARQGIHISGGRHPVVEHVLSEPFIANPLTLSDARRMLIITGPNMGGKSTYMRQTALIVLLAYIGSFVPADEATIGPIDRIFTRVGAADDLASGRSTFMVEMTETANILHNATHQSLVLMDEIGRGTSTYDGLSLAWASAESLAGRIKAMTLFATHYFELTTLPEKMEGVVNVHLDAVEHGDTIAFMHSVQEGAASKSYGLSVAALAGVPREVIKRARQKLRELETLSTGAAAGSVDGSQLSLLQPEEQPVAPAVEALENLDPDSLSPRQALEWLYRLKKML, encoded by the coding sequence ATGATTGACACCAAAAACCTGGATTCACACACCCCCATGATGCAACAGTACCTGAAGCTGAAGGCGCAGCATCCGGATATACTGCTGTTCTACCGGATGGGGGATTTTTACGAGCTTTTCTACGATGACGCCAAACGTGCGTCGCAGCTGATGGACATATCCCTCACCAAACGGGGCGCTTCCGCCGGCCAGCCTATCCCCATGGCCGGGGTGCCCTATCACGCGGTGGAGAATTATCTGGCCAAGCTGGTGGCGCTGGGGGAGTCGGTCGCCATCTGTGAACAGATTGGCGATCCTGCCACGACGAAAGGGCCAGTGGAGCGCCGCGTGGTCCGCATCGTTACCCCAGGCACGCTAAGCGATGAAGCGTTACTCAATGAACGCCAGGATAACCTGCTGGCCGCCCTCTGGCAGGCGCCGCAGGGTTTCGGTTACGCCACTCTGGATATCACTTCAGGCCGCTTCCTGGTTTCCGAGCCCGCAGACCGCGAAGCGATGGCCGCGGAATTACAGCGTACTAATCCGGCCGAGTTGCTTTATCCGGAAACACTGCAGGATATGAAGCTTATCGAGCACCGTCGCGGCCAGCGGCGCCGCCCGCTGTGGGAGTTCGAGCTCGATACCGCCCGTCAGCAGCTCACCTTGCAATTCGGCACCCGCGATTTAAACGGTTTTGGCATTGAGCGGGCGCAGCTGGCCCTGCGCGCTGCCGGCTGTCTGCTGCAATACGCCAAAGACACTCAGCGCACATCGCTGCCGCACATTCGTGCCGTCACGCTGGAGCTGCAACAGGACGGTATCGTGATGGATGCCGCGACGCGGCGAAATCTGGAGTTGACGCAAAATCTTAGCGGCGGCGGCGAAAATACGCTGGCGGACGTTTTAGACCGCACGGTGACGCCCATGGGCAGCCGCATGCTTAAACGCTGGCTGCATATGCCCACCCGGGACATCACCACCCTCACCTACCGTCAGCAGAGTATCCGTGCGCTACAGGACCACGTGGCGGAACTGCAACCTCTGCTACGTCAAGTAGGCGACCTGGAGCGGGTGCTGGCGCGGCTGGCGCTGCGTTCGGCGCGCCCGCGCGATCTGGCGCGCATGCGTTATGCCTTTACGCAGTTGCCGGCCATTCAGGCGCTGCTCTGCGGCCAATCGGAGCCGTATTTACCGCAGTTGCTGGACAGGGTCGGTGAATTCGAGACGCTGCGCGATTTGCTGGCGCGGGCCATTATCGAGGCGCCGCCGGTGCTGGTGCGCGACGGCGGCGTTATCGCCCCGGGTTACCATGCCGAGCTGGATGAGTGGCGCGGTCTGGCGGCGGGGGCGACCGATTATCTCGATCGTCTGGAACTGCGCGAACGGGAGAAAACCGGGCTGGAGACGCTCAAAGTTGGGTTTAACGCCGTACACGGCTATTTTATTCAGCTTAGCCGCGGCCAAAGCCACCTGGTGCCAATCCACTATGTGCGGCGTCAAACTCTGAAAAACGCTGAACGCTACATCATTCCCGAACTGAAAGAATACGAAGATAAAGTGCTGACCTCGAAAAGCAAGGCGCTGGCGCTGGAAAAAGCGCTCTACGATGAGCTTTTCGACCTGCTATTGCCCCATTTGGCGGCGCTACAGCAGAGCGCCACCGCGCTGGCGGAGCTGGACGTATTAAGCAATCTGGCCGAGCGCGCGGAGACGCTGCGCTATGTGTGCCCGACAATCGACGCCCGTCAGGGGATCCACATTAGCGGTGGGCGCCATCCCGTCGTAGAACACGTGTTAAGCGAACCTTTTATCGCCAATCCGCTGACGTTGTCCGACGCGCGGCGCATGTTAATCATCACCGGTCCAAACATGGGCGGTAAAAGCACTTATATGCGCCAGACCGCCTTGATTGTGCTGCTGGCGTATATCGGCAGTTTTGTACCGGCTGATGAAGCTACTATCGGTCCGATAGATCGCATTTTTACCCGCGTCGGCGCCGCCGATGATCTGGCCTCCGGCCGTTCCACCTTCATGGTGGAGATGACCGAAACCGCCAATATCTTGCACAATGCTACGCACCAGAGCCTGGTGCTGATGGATGAAATCGGCCGCGGCACGTCGACCTACGATGGGTTGTCGCTGGCCTGGGCCAGCGCGGAGAGCCTGGCAGGCCGCATCAAGGCCATGACCTTGTTCGCTACGCATTACTTTGAGCTGACCACCCTGCCGGAAAAAATGGAGGGCGTGGTTAACGTGCACCTGGACGCGGTGGAGCACGGCGACACCATCGCCTTTATGCACAGCGTACAGGAGGGCGCCGCCAGCAAGAGTTACGGCCTGTCGGTGGCGGCGCTGGCAGGGGTGCCTCGTGAGGTTATCAAACGCGCGCGCCAGAAGCTCAGAGAGCTGGAAACGCTGTCTACCGGCGCGGCGGCAGGCAGCGTAGACGGCTCCCAGCTGTCGCTGCTGCAACCGGAGGAGCAGCCCGTGGCACCGGCGGTCGAGGCGCTGGAAAACCTGGATCCTGACAGCCTGTCGCCACGCCAGGCGCTGGAGTGGTTGTACCGGCTGAAGAAAATGCTATAA
- a CDS encoding DUF3561 family protein translates to MPNVTEIKRAIPFKFSLALDRKFRRDEPPYALWGGIAGFVFYWLAFAVPILQFGANALFFLLYTWPFFLALLPVCVLMGVIYSVLLGGRVCLSLLATGLSVFSLFWLVFIFLSGW, encoded by the coding sequence ATGCCGAACGTTACCGAGATAAAACGCGCTATTCCTTTCAAATTCAGCCTCGCCCTTGACCGTAAGTTTCGCCGGGATGAGCCGCCTTATGCCCTGTGGGGCGGTATCGCCGGGTTTGTCTTTTACTGGCTGGCTTTTGCCGTGCCGATTCTGCAATTTGGCGCCAACGCCCTGTTTTTCCTGCTCTACACCTGGCCGTTCTTTCTGGCGCTGTTGCCGGTGTGCGTGCTGATGGGCGTCATCTACAGCGTGCTGCTTGGCGGCAGAGTTTGCCTGTCGCTGCTGGCCACGGGTCTGTCGGTCTTCAGCCTGTTCTGGCTGGTGTTCATTTTTCTCTCGGGCTGGTAA
- the ftsB gene encoding cell division protein FtsB — protein sequence MGKLTLLLLVLLGWLQYSLWLGKNGVHDLVRVESDVAAQQSNNAQLKARNDQLFAEIDDLNGGQGAIEERSRNELGMIKPGETFYRLVPEQSKRQPAAPATQDNQ from the coding sequence ATGGGAAAACTGACGCTGCTGTTATTAGTATTGCTTGGCTGGTTACAATATTCGCTATGGCTGGGTAAAAACGGTGTGCACGATTTGGTGCGCGTCGAGAGCGACGTTGCGGCGCAGCAAAGCAACAATGCGCAGCTCAAAGCGCGCAACGATCAGCTGTTTGCGGAAATTGATGATTTGAACGGCGGCCAGGGAGCCATCGAGGAACGCTCACGCAACGAGCTTGGCATGATAAAGCCGGGCGAGACCTTCTATCGTCTGGTGCCGGAGCAGTCGAAACGGCAGCCGGCAGCGCCCGCGACACAAGACAATCAATAA
- the ispF gene encoding 2-C-methyl-D-erythritol 2,4-cyclodiphosphate synthase, which translates to MRIGHGFDVHKFGGEGPLIIGGVRIPYPQGLLAHSDGDVALHTATDALLGAAALGDIGKLFPDTDSAFKGADSRALLREAWRRIAAKGYRLGNLDITLIAQVPKMALHIPQMRVNIAEDLGCHMDDVNVKATTTEQLGFTGRGEGIACEAVALLVRTS; encoded by the coding sequence ATGCGTATCGGACACGGTTTCGACGTGCACAAGTTCGGCGGCGAAGGCCCACTTATCATCGGCGGCGTGCGTATCCCTTACCCGCAGGGCCTGCTGGCGCATTCCGATGGTGACGTTGCGCTGCACACCGCCACCGACGCCTTGCTGGGCGCCGCCGCGCTGGGCGATATCGGCAAATTGTTTCCGGATACCGATTCGGCCTTCAAAGGGGCCGACAGCCGCGCGTTATTGCGCGAAGCCTGGCGACGGATTGCGGCCAAAGGCTACCGTCTGGGCAATCTGGATATTACCCTTATTGCCCAGGTACCTAAGATGGCGCTGCATATTCCGCAAATGCGCGTGAATATCGCGGAAGATCTCGGCTGCCACATGGATGATGTCAACGTCAAGGCGACCACCACCGAACAGTTAGGCTTTACCGGTCGCGGCGAAGGCATTGCCTGCGAGGCGGTGGCTCTACTGGTCAGGACCTCATAA